From Microbacterium croceum, a single genomic window includes:
- a CDS encoding glycosyltransferase family 4 protein — MMMRAEGTERTVAVFAPLYPPAFMGGGPIRSIAALVAGAPEEVHAVVLTKDTDLGAKVPMEVVRNSWSRSDGADVYYASMRSPFDYWRALIALRRTKPALLHFNSFLNPQLTIFPLILWRLGFWGRARVLLSPRGEFGEGALQRRSAKKRIYMRFFRVLRMPKAVIWHSTAAHETSDLRRIWGDSSVVLERENDTLLAEVSSRPRSVDGPLRAVFLGRIVEHKGLHIALEALAHVAGSVRLDVYGSREDSTYGVRCDELVSQLPPHVSVEFHGPIRPDLVVDVLKEHELLLMPTAGENFGHVIAEALSASCAVAVTPFTPWTEDLSTGGGFVLDRDVASWTTFIDQFAAEPPAARMSHRIAAGAAYDRWRGRSRPPHLWTSAFERIEASE, encoded by the coding sequence ATGATGATGCGTGCGGAAGGTACGGAGAGAACCGTTGCCGTTTTTGCCCCGCTTTACCCGCCGGCGTTTATGGGCGGCGGTCCGATCCGGTCCATTGCCGCGCTCGTTGCGGGCGCGCCCGAGGAAGTCCACGCGGTTGTCCTCACCAAGGACACCGACTTGGGAGCAAAGGTACCGATGGAGGTCGTCCGCAACAGCTGGAGCCGTAGTGACGGGGCTGACGTGTACTACGCCAGTATGCGATCGCCGTTCGACTACTGGCGCGCCCTCATCGCTCTGAGACGGACGAAACCCGCTCTGCTGCATTTCAACAGCTTTCTCAACCCACAGCTGACGATCTTCCCGCTCATCCTCTGGCGCCTCGGATTCTGGGGACGGGCACGAGTCCTCCTGTCACCCCGAGGCGAGTTCGGGGAGGGTGCTCTTCAGCGACGTTCGGCGAAGAAGCGAATCTACATGCGGTTCTTTCGGGTGCTCCGGATGCCTAAGGCGGTTATCTGGCACTCGACCGCTGCGCACGAGACGAGCGATCTCCGACGGATCTGGGGAGATTCCTCCGTCGTCCTCGAACGCGAGAATGACACACTGCTCGCCGAAGTGTCGTCCCGTCCGCGAAGCGTCGACGGGCCGCTCCGAGCAGTCTTCCTCGGTCGAATCGTCGAGCACAAGGGACTGCACATCGCTCTAGAAGCTCTCGCTCATGTCGCCGGTTCTGTCCGTCTTGACGTGTACGGTTCGCGAGAGGACTCGACGTACGGTGTTCGATGCGATGAGCTCGTCTCCCAACTACCTCCTCACGTGTCCGTCGAGTTCCATGGTCCGATTCGACCGGACCTCGTGGTCGACGTACTGAAAGAGCACGAGCTTCTTCTGATGCCCACGGCTGGCGAGAACTTCGGGCACGTCATCGCGGAAGCCCTGTCGGCTTCCTGCGCCGTCGCTGTCACGCCATTCACCCCGTGGACGGAAGATCTGTCCACGGGCGGTGGGTTCGTGTTGGACAGAGACGTCGCGTCGTGGACAACGTTCATCGATCAGTTCGCCGCAGAGCCACCCGCCGCACGGATGTCGCATCGCATAGCAGCCGGAGCGGCTTACGACCGGTGGCGCGGGCGCTCGCGCCCACCCCACCTCTGGACCTCAGCATTCGAACGCATCGAAGCGTCGGAGTGA
- a CDS encoding nucleotide sugar dehydrogenase: MSGRSRTVVVIGQGYVGLPLAMRAVEVGYEVVGLDLDRVRVDALNAGRSFVEDIDGATVQAALDSGKYRASTDYGLALDFGVAVITVPTPLKETLPDLSFIESAARSLASLLTAGATVILESTTYPGTTEELLVPLLEEGSGLRAGKDFFVGYSPERIDPGNPRWNFVNTPKVVSGIDPDSLERVDDFYSSLVERTVPVSSPKEAELTKLLENTFRHVNIALVNELAVFADELDVNVWESIDAAATKPFGFMKFTPGPGVGGHCLPVDPSYLSWQVRRTLGKSFRFVELANDINENMPAYVVQRVIELLNNKRKSLNGSTVLLAGIAYKKNSGDSRESPALRIIELLNGYGAVVHAADPFVVEARWPKDVERRELTESAVSEADLVIVVTDHDQFDFGMLEQQAAQGGVVVFDTRNRIPHESVHRL, encoded by the coding sequence ATGTCCGGCCGTTCACGCACCGTCGTCGTCATCGGTCAGGGCTACGTGGGTCTCCCACTCGCCATGCGCGCCGTGGAAGTGGGCTACGAGGTCGTAGGCCTCGATCTCGACAGAGTGAGGGTCGACGCTCTCAACGCAGGCCGATCTTTCGTGGAGGACATCGACGGGGCGACCGTGCAGGCAGCACTGGACTCGGGCAAGTACCGCGCCAGCACCGACTACGGTCTCGCCCTCGACTTCGGAGTCGCGGTCATCACTGTTCCCACGCCGCTGAAAGAGACTCTCCCCGACCTCTCCTTCATCGAGTCGGCTGCTCGCTCGCTCGCTTCCCTTCTGACGGCGGGAGCAACCGTGATCCTGGAGTCGACAACCTACCCGGGAACGACCGAAGAACTACTCGTGCCTCTGCTGGAAGAAGGATCCGGCCTCCGAGCTGGGAAGGATTTCTTCGTCGGCTACAGCCCGGAGCGCATCGATCCAGGAAACCCTCGATGGAACTTCGTCAACACTCCGAAAGTCGTCTCCGGGATTGACCCTGATTCGCTTGAGCGAGTCGATGACTTCTATTCCTCCTTGGTTGAGCGAACGGTGCCGGTGTCCAGCCCGAAAGAGGCGGAACTGACAAAACTGCTCGAGAACACGTTCCGGCACGTCAACATCGCCCTCGTAAACGAACTCGCGGTGTTCGCCGATGAGTTGGACGTCAACGTGTGGGAGTCGATCGACGCCGCCGCGACCAAACCGTTCGGATTCATGAAATTCACTCCGGGCCCAGGCGTGGGCGGTCACTGCCTTCCGGTAGACCCGAGTTACCTCTCCTGGCAAGTTCGACGCACGCTCGGGAAGAGCTTCCGGTTTGTCGAACTCGCGAACGACATCAACGAGAACATGCCTGCGTATGTTGTTCAGAGGGTCATCGAGTTGCTGAACAACAAGCGCAAATCACTCAACGGTTCCACTGTTCTCCTGGCGGGAATCGCTTACAAGAAGAACTCCGGCGATAGCCGCGAATCTCCAGCGCTGCGAATCATCGAACTGCTCAATGGATACGGCGCCGTCGTGCATGCCGCAGACCCATTCGTCGTCGAGGCCCGCTGGCCCAAGGACGTCGAACGCCGCGAGCTCACGGAATCAGCAGTCTCAGAAGCAGACCTTGTGATCGTGGTCACCGACCATGATCAGTTTGACTTTGGCATGCTCGAGCAACAGGCGGCTCAGGGCGGCGTCGTCGTGTTCGACACTCGCAACAGGATTCCGCACGAGAGCGTCCACCGTCTCTGA